In a genomic window of Telopea speciosissima isolate NSW1024214 ecotype Mountain lineage chromosome 5, Tspe_v1, whole genome shotgun sequence:
- the LOC122663103 gene encoding uncharacterized protein LOC122663103 gives MATFDVTVDELKWFHGIDRDIFTVLVINLGRDIEESMRIIGFWLFLEELGHPNIILRMLSSPDTVIDSAATEAVLCLNCIDKDESPKINEFPSTKKLINRDISLSFCPHIRVSAVSKISKFVSDFGHKVFDDIVQKAIKHRSRVRDGQKTGFGMMGTSSSGFRPYGSHPDERTIFVTFARGYPISENELRDFFNMTYGECVEMIHMQKLSPNGQAMCGRVAFRSYETMEVILEGMDKEEKMKFWINGKHAWARKY, from the exons ATGGCTACTTTTGATGTCACTGTGGACGAACTAAAATGGTTCCATGGCATTGATAGAGACATATTCACTGTTTTAGTGATCAATCTTGGCCGTGATATTGAAGAGTCAATGAGGATCATTGGGTTTTGGTTATTTCTAGAAGAGTTAGGCCATCCAAATATCATCCTCCGCATGCTCTCATCTCCGGACACCGTCATCGATTCGGCGGCAACTGAAGCTGTTTTATGCCTAAATTGCATTGACAAAGATGAGTCTCCGAAGATTAATGAGTTCCCTTCAACTAAGAAGCTTATAAATAGAGACATTTCTCTCTCATTCTGTCCTCATATTAGGGTTTCTGCAGTTTCTAAAATTTCTAAGTTTGTCTCTGATTTTGGACACAAAGTATTTGATGATATTGTGCAGAAAGCAATAAAGCATCGGTCTAGAGTAAGAGATGGACAAAAAACTGGTTTTGGTATGATGGGTACCTCAAGCTCTGGGTTTAGGCCTTATGGTAGTCATCCTGATGAAAGGACCATATTTGTAACCTTCGCTAGGGGATACCCTATTTCAGAAAATGAACTTCGAGACTTCTTTAACAT GACTTATGGAGAATGTGTAGAGATGATCCATATGCAGAAATTATCTCCTAATGGACAAGCTATGTGTGGTCGTGTGGCTTTTAGATCATATGAAACCATGGAAGTTATCCTTGAAGGTATGGAcaaggaagaaaaaatgaagttttggATAAATGGTAAACATGCTTGGGCAAGGAAATACTGA